In Hippoglossus stenolepis isolate QCI-W04-F060 chromosome 5, HSTE1.2, whole genome shotgun sequence, one genomic interval encodes:
- the LOC118109509 gene encoding fibrous sheath CABYR-binding protein has product MGNHFSRKRDEPVPKQKTAAEETAAGETAAGEPAAAQPAEEAAISCAQEAVEPKNLEAVVGECVTQLACQGVEAIAVCSGLTAEPEPVKEETPAPAQPNLLDSISEPSPPEPEPVAEPEPEPVAEPEPVAEALISLAPEPTPQEEPLSNPEAEVEAVLEPTSELLPVPAEALEKATDMLTESFPEPELCSPPLIDLGVPDVTPQPVDTPPSPAPTPDPVDADVPSDIPESGECLDTAEMSTFELEKSESLEKPAEVVAAENMEQLVSHVEEENISGLLQNLALKGNDLIPIDVQTPDDAPITDINLSTDLI; this is encoded by the coding sequence ATGGGAAACCACTTCAGCAGAAAACGAGACGAGCCTGTCCCTAAGCAGAagactgcagcagaggagactgCAGCAGGGGAGACTGCAGCAGGGGAGCCAGCCGCTGCTCAGCCAGCAGAAGAGGCTGCGATATCGTGCGCCCAAGAGGCCGTGGAGCCAAAGAATCTAGAGGCAGTGgtgggtgagtgtgtgacaCAGTTAGCGTGTCAAGGGGTAGAGGCTATTGCTGTCTGCTCTGGGCTTACAGCTGAACCAGAGCCTGTTAAAGAGGAAACCCCAGCTCCAGCCCAACCCAACCTTCTGGACTCAATCAGCGAACCATCTCCTCCAGAACCAGAACCTGTCGCAGAACCAGAACCTGAACCTGTCGCAGAACCAGAACCTGTTGCAGAAGCTCTGATTTCCCTAGCTCCAGAACCTACTCCTCAAGAAGAGCCTCTCTCAAATCCCGAGGCGGAAGTTGAAGCTGTCTTGGAGCCCACCTCAGAGTTATTACCAGTCCCGGCTGAGGCTCTGGAGAAAGCCACAGACATGCTCACTGAGTCCTTCCCTGAGCCAGAGCTTTGCTCGCCTCCTTTGATTGACCTGGGTGTCCCTGATGTCACTCCCCAACCTGTTGATACTCCTCCCTCCCCAGCTCCCACCCCTGACCCAGTCGATGCAGATGTACCCTCAGACATCCCAGAGAGCGGGGAGTGCCTAGACACTGCTGAGATGTCCACGTTTGAGCTGGAAAAGTCTGAGTCTCTGGAAAAGCCTGCGGAGGTGGTGGCCGCAGAGAATATGGAGCAGCTCGTGAGTCATGTCGAAGAGGAAAACATTAGTGGACTCCTGCAGAACTTGGCTCTGAAAGGAAATGACCTCATCCCCATTGATGTCCAGACCCCCGATGACGCTCCCATCACAGACATCAACCTGTCTACCGACCTGATTTGA
- the terb1 gene encoding telomere repeats-binding bouquet formation protein 1 isoform X2, translated as MMDKTGAYSNSRTAIRTDLSLLLECLKFQMKSPELQKQALLTIHSICENRDDNVDLLREMGGVAFVYNLSKSTIVHSDVKETALFTIGTLAGANVFCKNSLCRKETFADLAGWLMNEHLPLTQKRVSVYLLSVLVANNKLGQSLALTTGCVDILLDLFRTTFPLSKEATAVIANAPHTYQLWASVSSALCGCVNNPQNEEGQRICVAAFPMINIWLQQIALARTEIFQSICSFIAMTVANNCYVQESFSASGGLETLTRSLLRLASVADTSSLSCQLSVIISKTLSACVTENSALASGLAQYGIVSHLLSLLGSPNLDLEDRLSVLLTLGHCTEASEDHQSQLVQCGGLPLIITLLTEDTCEEVRKAATFILQTCKPATVSLVPGLTAGHGEDKNMETLAHMESFRCTAQELLSRINQLEEKQAKGAEDEQEEKDPSTSTEGPAAPSPSPALPLPLQRGESISTLPKAYRQSSTRTHMEAEGDNRVKLQTGKNVVVKKFASKLRKMSSNLSCKEEKVETSRGDEWCSECKGVRAKLSPHAWSVEGGRESHTADSQLFQPPAHVRHSAPIEMNRANEGCVLPFDNVTSRTFASLQSSCHHSCDMHRALQGATDQFRAHHCSLLFRRENQDHTVELTHQNPERVSRAGPHRRQEHRSVNKVSLTPVCKEAGKLKRCFPEAHRKKQHGIALTPLHRGAKNRTETSRNKTERRGRNNLGHCVLDNEPKTSTDLCSTRRKRKDFCLEEVHYLLNGVKRFGFSWNSILWSYPFQPGRTNVDLAKKYRQLMKHKTMDDGADH; from the exons ATGATGGATAAAACAGGGGCTTACAGCAACAGCCGCACTG CCATAAGAACAGACCTCAGCTTGCTCCTTGAGTGTCTGAAGTTTCAGATGAAATCTCCTGAGCTACAGAAACAAGCTCTTCTCACCATTCACTCAATCTGTGAAAACAGAG aTGACAATGTGGACCTGCTGAGGGAAATGGGAGGTGTGGCATTTGTGTATAACCTCTCCAAATCCACTATTGTTCATTCGGATGTGAAGGAGACTGCGCTTTTTACCATCGGCACTCTGGCAGGGGCCAatg TGTTTTGCAAGAATTCCCTGTGCAGAAAGGAGACATTTGCCGACCTGGCTGGTTGGTTGATGAATGAACACCTCCCACTGACACAGAAGAGAGTGTCCGTCTATTTGCTGTCTGTGTTGGTCGCCAACAACA AATTAGGCCAGTCTTTAGCTTTAACCACTGGCTGCGTGGACATTCTACTGGACCTATTCAG GACTACTTTTCCACTTTCCAAGGAGGCCACTGCAGTTATAGCCAACGCTCCTCACACTTACCAACTCTGGGCATCTGTGTCTAGTGCTCTCTGTGGATGTGTCAACAATCCTCAGAATG AGGAGGGTCAGCGTATTTGTGTTGCAGCCTTTCCTATGATAAACATCTGGCTTCAGCAGATTGCTTTGGCACGCACAGAGATTTTTCAATCCATTTGCTCCTTCATAGCAATGACTGTTGCCAACAACT gCTATGTTCAGGAGAGTTTTTCTGCCTCGGGGGGTTTGGAAACTCTCACTCGTTCACTCCTTCGTCTAGCCTCTGTGGCAGATACGAGCTCGTTGTCGTGCCAACTTTCAGTCATTATTTCCAAGACCCTGTCAGCTTGCGTTACTGAAAACT CTGCTCTGGCTTCAGGTCTGGCTCAGTATGGCATAGTgtcccatctcctctctctgctgggCAGCCCAAATCTGGACCTTGAGGACAGGCTTTCAGTTTTACTAACCCTGGGTCACTGCACCGAGGCTTCTG AGGACCACCAGTCCCAGTTGGTGCAGTGTGGAGGCCTGCCCCTTATTATAACTTTACTCACAGAAGACACATGTGAGGAGGTCAGGAAGGCTGCTACGTTCATATTGCAGACCTGCAAACCGGCCA CGGTGTCCTTGGTGCCTGGTCTGACGGCAGGACATGGGGAGGACAAAAACATGGAAACCCTTGCACACATGGAAAGCTTCAGGTGCACAGCGCAGGAGTTGCTCAGCAGGATTAACCAGCTAGAGGAGAAACAGGCAAAG GGTGCTGAGGAcgagcaggaagagaaagaccCATCAACTTCAACTGAAGGGCCAGCTGCACCATCTCCGTCTCCAGCCTTACCTCTGCCTCTACAGCGTGGAGAGAGCATTAGCACCCTCCCCAAAGCATATAGACAGAGCAGCACCCGCACGCACATGGAAGCAGAGGGTGACAACAGAGTTAAACTTCAAACTGGTAAAAATGTGGTTGTGAAGAAGTTTGCCAGTAAACTGAGGAAAATGAGTTCCAACCTAAGTTGTAAGGAGGAGAAAGTTGAAACCAGTAGAGGAGATGAGTGGTGTTCTGAGTGCAAGGGTGTCAGAGCCAAGCTGTCGCCTCATGCATGGTCAgtagagggaggcagagagtcACATACTGCAGACAG TCAGTTGTTTCAGCCCCCAGCACATGTGAGGCACAGTGCACCAATAGAAATGAACCGTGCCAATGAAG gCTGTGTGTTGCCTTTTGACAACGTGACCAGTCGCACCTTTGCATCTCTTCAAAGCTCCTGCCATCACAGCTGTGATATGCACAGGGCTCTCCAAGGAGCCACAGATCAATTCAGGGCTCATCACTGCAGCCTTCTGTTCAGGAGAGAGAACCAGGATCACACTGTGGAGCTGACGCACCAAAACCCTGAGAGAGTGTCAAGAGCAGGGCCACACAGAAGACAAGAACACCGGAGTG TAAACAAGGTCTCCCTGACTCCCGTATGTAAAGAAGCAGGGAAACTCAAGCGCTGCTTTCCAGAGGCCCACAGGAAGAAGCAGCATG GCATCGCTCTGACTCCACTGCACAGAGGAGCTAAAAACAGGACGGAGACTTCTCGAAACAAGACTG agagaagagggaggaataATCTTGGACATTGTGTCCTCGATAACGAGCCGAAGACTAGCACAGATCTCTGCTCCACT agaaggaagaggaaggacTTCTGCCTTGAGGAGGTGCATTACCTTCTGAACGGAGTAAAGAGATTTGGCTTCTCTTGGAATTCCATCTTGTGGTCGTATCCCTTCCAACCTGGACGCACCAATGTTGACCTAGCCAAGAAATACAGGCAGCTAATG AAACATAAAACCATGGATGATGGCGCAGACCATTAA
- the terb1 gene encoding telomere repeats-binding bouquet formation protein 1 isoform X1 yields MMDKTGAYSNSRTAIRTDLSLLLECLKFQMKSPELQKQALLTIHSICENRDDNVDLLREMGGVAFVYNLSKSTIVHSDVKETALFTIGTLAGANVFCKNSLCRKETFADLAGWLMNEHLPLTQKRVSVYLLSVLVANNKLGQSLALTTGCVDILLDLFRTTFPLSKEATAVIANAPHTYQLWASVSSALCGCVNNPQNEEGQRICVAAFPMINIWLQQIALARTEIFQSICSFIAMTVANNCYVQESFSASGGLETLTRSLLRLASVADTSSLSCQLSVIISKTLSACVTENSALASGLAQYGIVSHLLSLLGSPNLDLEDRLSVLLTLGHCTEASEDHQSQLVQCGGLPLIITLLTEDTCEEVRKAATFILQTCKPATVSLVPGLTAGHGEDKNMETLAHMESFRCTAQELLSRINQLEEKQAKGAEDEQEEKDPSTSTEGPAAPSPSPALPLPLQRGESISTLPKAYRQSSTRTHMEAEGDNRVKLQTGKNVVVKKFASKLRKMSSNLSCKEEKVETSRGDEWCSECKGVRAKLSPHAWSVEGGRESHTADSQLFQPPAHVRHSAPIEMNRANEELHDCDMSDEGEIKAEEHSVSLSRCAGCVLPFDNVTSRTFASLQSSCHHSCDMHRALQGATDQFRAHHCSLLFRRENQDHTVELTHQNPERVSRAGPHRRQEHRSVNKVSLTPVCKEAGKLKRCFPEAHRKKQHGIALTPLHRGAKNRTETSRNKTERRGRNNLGHCVLDNEPKTSTDLCSTRRKRKDFCLEEVHYLLNGVKRFGFSWNSILWSYPFQPGRTNVDLAKKYRQLMKHKTMDDGADH; encoded by the exons ATGATGGATAAAACAGGGGCTTACAGCAACAGCCGCACTG CCATAAGAACAGACCTCAGCTTGCTCCTTGAGTGTCTGAAGTTTCAGATGAAATCTCCTGAGCTACAGAAACAAGCTCTTCTCACCATTCACTCAATCTGTGAAAACAGAG aTGACAATGTGGACCTGCTGAGGGAAATGGGAGGTGTGGCATTTGTGTATAACCTCTCCAAATCCACTATTGTTCATTCGGATGTGAAGGAGACTGCGCTTTTTACCATCGGCACTCTGGCAGGGGCCAatg TGTTTTGCAAGAATTCCCTGTGCAGAAAGGAGACATTTGCCGACCTGGCTGGTTGGTTGATGAATGAACACCTCCCACTGACACAGAAGAGAGTGTCCGTCTATTTGCTGTCTGTGTTGGTCGCCAACAACA AATTAGGCCAGTCTTTAGCTTTAACCACTGGCTGCGTGGACATTCTACTGGACCTATTCAG GACTACTTTTCCACTTTCCAAGGAGGCCACTGCAGTTATAGCCAACGCTCCTCACACTTACCAACTCTGGGCATCTGTGTCTAGTGCTCTCTGTGGATGTGTCAACAATCCTCAGAATG AGGAGGGTCAGCGTATTTGTGTTGCAGCCTTTCCTATGATAAACATCTGGCTTCAGCAGATTGCTTTGGCACGCACAGAGATTTTTCAATCCATTTGCTCCTTCATAGCAATGACTGTTGCCAACAACT gCTATGTTCAGGAGAGTTTTTCTGCCTCGGGGGGTTTGGAAACTCTCACTCGTTCACTCCTTCGTCTAGCCTCTGTGGCAGATACGAGCTCGTTGTCGTGCCAACTTTCAGTCATTATTTCCAAGACCCTGTCAGCTTGCGTTACTGAAAACT CTGCTCTGGCTTCAGGTCTGGCTCAGTATGGCATAGTgtcccatctcctctctctgctgggCAGCCCAAATCTGGACCTTGAGGACAGGCTTTCAGTTTTACTAACCCTGGGTCACTGCACCGAGGCTTCTG AGGACCACCAGTCCCAGTTGGTGCAGTGTGGAGGCCTGCCCCTTATTATAACTTTACTCACAGAAGACACATGTGAGGAGGTCAGGAAGGCTGCTACGTTCATATTGCAGACCTGCAAACCGGCCA CGGTGTCCTTGGTGCCTGGTCTGACGGCAGGACATGGGGAGGACAAAAACATGGAAACCCTTGCACACATGGAAAGCTTCAGGTGCACAGCGCAGGAGTTGCTCAGCAGGATTAACCAGCTAGAGGAGAAACAGGCAAAG GGTGCTGAGGAcgagcaggaagagaaagaccCATCAACTTCAACTGAAGGGCCAGCTGCACCATCTCCGTCTCCAGCCTTACCTCTGCCTCTACAGCGTGGAGAGAGCATTAGCACCCTCCCCAAAGCATATAGACAGAGCAGCACCCGCACGCACATGGAAGCAGAGGGTGACAACAGAGTTAAACTTCAAACTGGTAAAAATGTGGTTGTGAAGAAGTTTGCCAGTAAACTGAGGAAAATGAGTTCCAACCTAAGTTGTAAGGAGGAGAAAGTTGAAACCAGTAGAGGAGATGAGTGGTGTTCTGAGTGCAAGGGTGTCAGAGCCAAGCTGTCGCCTCATGCATGGTCAgtagagggaggcagagagtcACATACTGCAGACAG TCAGTTGTTTCAGCCCCCAGCACATGTGAGGCACAGTGCACCAATAGAAATGAACCGTGCCAATGAAG aGTTACATGACTGTGACATGAGTGATGAGGGGGAAATCAAAGCAGAGGAACACTCAGTCTCTCTGTCCCGATGTGCAG gCTGTGTGTTGCCTTTTGACAACGTGACCAGTCGCACCTTTGCATCTCTTCAAAGCTCCTGCCATCACAGCTGTGATATGCACAGGGCTCTCCAAGGAGCCACAGATCAATTCAGGGCTCATCACTGCAGCCTTCTGTTCAGGAGAGAGAACCAGGATCACACTGTGGAGCTGACGCACCAAAACCCTGAGAGAGTGTCAAGAGCAGGGCCACACAGAAGACAAGAACACCGGAGTG TAAACAAGGTCTCCCTGACTCCCGTATGTAAAGAAGCAGGGAAACTCAAGCGCTGCTTTCCAGAGGCCCACAGGAAGAAGCAGCATG GCATCGCTCTGACTCCACTGCACAGAGGAGCTAAAAACAGGACGGAGACTTCTCGAAACAAGACTG agagaagagggaggaataATCTTGGACATTGTGTCCTCGATAACGAGCCGAAGACTAGCACAGATCTCTGCTCCACT agaaggaagaggaaggacTTCTGCCTTGAGGAGGTGCATTACCTTCTGAACGGAGTAAAGAGATTTGGCTTCTCTTGGAATTCCATCTTGTGGTCGTATCCCTTCCAACCTGGACGCACCAATGTTGACCTAGCCAAGAAATACAGGCAGCTAATG AAACATAAAACCATGGATGATGGCGCAGACCATTAA
- the terb1 gene encoding telomere repeats-binding bouquet formation protein 1 isoform X3 produces the protein MMDKTGAYSNSRTAIRTDLSLLLECLKFQMKSPELQKQALLTIHSICENRDDNVDLLREMGGVAFVYNLSKSTIVHSDVKETALFTIGTLAGANVFCKNSLCRKETFADLAGWLMNEHLPLTQKRVSVYLLSVLVANNKLGQSLALTTGCVDILLDLFRTTFPLSKEATAVIANAPHTYQLWASVSSALCGCVNNPQNEEGQRICVAAFPMINIWLQQIALARTEIFQSICSFIAMTVANNCYVQESFSASGGLETLTRSLLRLASVADTSSLSCQLSVIISKTLSACVTENSALASGLAQYGIVSHLLSLLGSPNLDLEDRLSVLLTLGHCTEASEDHQSQLVQCGGLPLIITLLTEDTCEEVRKAATFILQTCKPATVSLVPGLTAGHGEDKNMETLAHMESFRCTAQELLSRINQLEEKQAKGAEDEQEEKDPSTSTEGPAAPSPSPALPLPLQRGESISTLPKAYRQSSTRTHMEAEGDNRVKLQTGKNVVVKKFASKLRKMSSNLSCKEEKVETSRGDEWCSECKGVRAKLSPHAWSVEGGRESHTADSQLFQPPAHVRHSAPIEMNRANEELHDCDMSDEGEIKAEEHSVSLSRCAGCVLPFDNVTSRTFASLQSSCHHSCDMHRALQGATDQFRAHHCSLLFRRENQDHTVELTHQNPERVSRAGPHRRQEHRSVNKVSLTPVCKEAGKLKRCFPEAHRKKQHGIALTPLHRGAKNRTETSRNKTEKEEEGLLP, from the exons ATGATGGATAAAACAGGGGCTTACAGCAACAGCCGCACTG CCATAAGAACAGACCTCAGCTTGCTCCTTGAGTGTCTGAAGTTTCAGATGAAATCTCCTGAGCTACAGAAACAAGCTCTTCTCACCATTCACTCAATCTGTGAAAACAGAG aTGACAATGTGGACCTGCTGAGGGAAATGGGAGGTGTGGCATTTGTGTATAACCTCTCCAAATCCACTATTGTTCATTCGGATGTGAAGGAGACTGCGCTTTTTACCATCGGCACTCTGGCAGGGGCCAatg TGTTTTGCAAGAATTCCCTGTGCAGAAAGGAGACATTTGCCGACCTGGCTGGTTGGTTGATGAATGAACACCTCCCACTGACACAGAAGAGAGTGTCCGTCTATTTGCTGTCTGTGTTGGTCGCCAACAACA AATTAGGCCAGTCTTTAGCTTTAACCACTGGCTGCGTGGACATTCTACTGGACCTATTCAG GACTACTTTTCCACTTTCCAAGGAGGCCACTGCAGTTATAGCCAACGCTCCTCACACTTACCAACTCTGGGCATCTGTGTCTAGTGCTCTCTGTGGATGTGTCAACAATCCTCAGAATG AGGAGGGTCAGCGTATTTGTGTTGCAGCCTTTCCTATGATAAACATCTGGCTTCAGCAGATTGCTTTGGCACGCACAGAGATTTTTCAATCCATTTGCTCCTTCATAGCAATGACTGTTGCCAACAACT gCTATGTTCAGGAGAGTTTTTCTGCCTCGGGGGGTTTGGAAACTCTCACTCGTTCACTCCTTCGTCTAGCCTCTGTGGCAGATACGAGCTCGTTGTCGTGCCAACTTTCAGTCATTATTTCCAAGACCCTGTCAGCTTGCGTTACTGAAAACT CTGCTCTGGCTTCAGGTCTGGCTCAGTATGGCATAGTgtcccatctcctctctctgctgggCAGCCCAAATCTGGACCTTGAGGACAGGCTTTCAGTTTTACTAACCCTGGGTCACTGCACCGAGGCTTCTG AGGACCACCAGTCCCAGTTGGTGCAGTGTGGAGGCCTGCCCCTTATTATAACTTTACTCACAGAAGACACATGTGAGGAGGTCAGGAAGGCTGCTACGTTCATATTGCAGACCTGCAAACCGGCCA CGGTGTCCTTGGTGCCTGGTCTGACGGCAGGACATGGGGAGGACAAAAACATGGAAACCCTTGCACACATGGAAAGCTTCAGGTGCACAGCGCAGGAGTTGCTCAGCAGGATTAACCAGCTAGAGGAGAAACAGGCAAAG GGTGCTGAGGAcgagcaggaagagaaagaccCATCAACTTCAACTGAAGGGCCAGCTGCACCATCTCCGTCTCCAGCCTTACCTCTGCCTCTACAGCGTGGAGAGAGCATTAGCACCCTCCCCAAAGCATATAGACAGAGCAGCACCCGCACGCACATGGAAGCAGAGGGTGACAACAGAGTTAAACTTCAAACTGGTAAAAATGTGGTTGTGAAGAAGTTTGCCAGTAAACTGAGGAAAATGAGTTCCAACCTAAGTTGTAAGGAGGAGAAAGTTGAAACCAGTAGAGGAGATGAGTGGTGTTCTGAGTGCAAGGGTGTCAGAGCCAAGCTGTCGCCTCATGCATGGTCAgtagagggaggcagagagtcACATACTGCAGACAG TCAGTTGTTTCAGCCCCCAGCACATGTGAGGCACAGTGCACCAATAGAAATGAACCGTGCCAATGAAG aGTTACATGACTGTGACATGAGTGATGAGGGGGAAATCAAAGCAGAGGAACACTCAGTCTCTCTGTCCCGATGTGCAG gCTGTGTGTTGCCTTTTGACAACGTGACCAGTCGCACCTTTGCATCTCTTCAAAGCTCCTGCCATCACAGCTGTGATATGCACAGGGCTCTCCAAGGAGCCACAGATCAATTCAGGGCTCATCACTGCAGCCTTCTGTTCAGGAGAGAGAACCAGGATCACACTGTGGAGCTGACGCACCAAAACCCTGAGAGAGTGTCAAGAGCAGGGCCACACAGAAGACAAGAACACCGGAGTG TAAACAAGGTCTCCCTGACTCCCGTATGTAAAGAAGCAGGGAAACTCAAGCGCTGCTTTCCAGAGGCCCACAGGAAGAAGCAGCATG GCATCGCTCTGACTCCACTGCACAGAGGAGCTAAAAACAGGACGGAGACTTCTCGAAACAAGACTG agaaggaagaggaaggacTTCTGCCTTGA
- the LOC118109686 gene encoding calcium and integrin-binding protein 1: MGTTASQLGKDLLSEYQELTFLTKQEILLAHKRFTELLTKDEKDLQNTRVPMERILALPELKSNPFRNRICHVFSTSDIKNGSLTFEDFLDLLSAFSDSATLEIKSHYAFRIFDFDDDGTLDCGDLEKLVNCLTGETDDTRLTTEEMRQLISNILEESDIDKDGTVNLSEFQHVISRSPDFVSSFKIVL, encoded by the exons ATGGGAACTACGGCAAGTCAACTTGGGAAGGATTTACTATCAGAATATCAA GAACTGACATTCCTGACAAAACAAGAAATCCTCCT AGCTCACAAGAGATTCACTGAACTGCTCACTAAAGATGAGAAAGACCTTCAAAACACCAGGGTCCCAATGGAGAGGATCCTTGCTTTGCCAGAACTCAAg TCCAACCCTTTCAGGAACAGAATCTGCCATGTGTTCTCAACGTCTGATATCAAAAATGGAAGCCTCACCTTTGAGGATTTTCTGGATCTTTTGAGTGCCTTCAGTGATTCTGCTACACTGGAGATCAAATCCCACTATGCCTTCCGTATATTTG ACTTTGACGATGATGGAACCCTTGATTGTGGCGATCTGGAGAAGCTGGTTAACTGTCTGACCGGGGAGACCGATGACACAAGACTGACCACAGAGGAAATGCGACAGCTCATCAGCAAT ATCCTTGAGGAGTCCGACATTGACAAGGACGGAACTGTGAACCTCTCAGAGTTTCAGCATGTGATTTCAAGATCACCAGATTTTGTCAG TTCTTTCAAGATTGTGCTGTGA